The proteins below are encoded in one region of Labeo rohita strain BAU-BD-2019 chromosome 15, IGBB_LRoh.1.0, whole genome shotgun sequence:
- the LOC127176765 gene encoding olfactory receptor 52K2-like, translating to MKDFSAQNISFTEFKLNGFYSLGEWRPFLFIPFFLMFLLAITANSILIYLIKTQKSLHSPMYVLIAVMAGVDLIMPIFFVPNMLLSFLFNWSGISLTGCLIQMFGIHFAGPLQITLLFWMALDRYFAICRPLYYNKYMEISNFAKFVVAPVIRNVLLIVTMVSLAGRLSFCATNVIDHCFCEHMALVQLACGDISINNIVGLLAAFFIAAADFLLITVSYGAILISVLKSGKVHTKTLHTCITHLIVLSITLTTALTSFLSYRIRNNISSNNRIFISIIYLCLPSCLHPLIYGWRIKEIRQTFLKFINNSKAFPLIK from the coding sequence atgaaggatttttctgcacAAAATATCTCATTCACCGAGTTCAAATTAAATGGTTTCTACAGCCTAGGAGAATGGAGGCCTTTTTTATTTATCCCTTTctttctgatgtttttattgGCTATCACAGCAAATTCTATTCttatatatttgatcaaaactcaAAAGTCTCTGCACTCTCCCATGTATGTTCTAATAGCTGTTATGGCAGGTGTAGACTTGATTATGCCTATATTTTTTGTACCTAATATGCTtcttagctttttatttaactgGAGTGGGATATCTCTAACAGGTTGTTTGATACAAATGTTTGGCATTCATTTTGCTGGACCACTTCAAATTACTTTGCTTTTTTGGATGGCACTGGATCGTTACTTTGCAATATGCAGACCTCTTTACTATAACAAATACATGGAAATCTCTAACTTTGCGAAGTTTGTTGTTGCACCAGTAATCAGAAATGTACTCCTGATTGTCACCATGGTCTCTCTGGCTGGAAGACTGTCATTTTGTGCAACAAATGTCATTGATCACTGTTTTTGTGAGCACATGGCATTGGTTCAGTTAGCATGTGGAGATATAtctattaataatattgtaGGACTTCTGGCTGCTTTCTTTATAGCAGCAGCAGATTTTCTTCTCATTACTGTGTCTTATGGTGCAATATTAATCTCTGTGTTGAAATCTGGAAAAGTTCACACGAAGACCTTACACACCTGCATTACTCACTTAATTGTATTATCAATTACTTTGACAACTGCTTTGACTTCATTTTTGTCATACAGAATAAGGAATAATATTTCTTCCAATAACCGTATATTTATAAGCATCATCTATTTATGTTTACCAAGCTGTCTACATCCACTAATCTATGGATGGAGAATAAAAGAAATAAGacaaacatttctaaagttCATAAACAATTCAAAGGCCTTtcctttaataaaatga
- the LOC127177505 gene encoding olfactory receptor 52K1-like — protein sequence MVRSGHKASGPLLDVLHPHGQQIGNAISKQRMTHWIVNVITLAYQAQGVPCPLSLGEWRPFLFLPFFLMFLLAITANSILLYLIKSQKSLHSPMYVLIGVMAVLDLIMPMFFVPNMLLSLLFSLSEISLTGCLIQMFGLHFIGTFQSTLLFWMALDRYFAICRPLHYHKCMEIPNFLKFFVFAPAIRNGLLMVTMVSLAGRLSFCLTNVIDHCFCEHMALVQLACGDISINNIVGLLQL from the exons ATGGTACGTAGCGGACACAAAGCTTCAGGACCTCTTCTAGATGTGTTGCACCCTCACG GCCAGCAGATAGGGAATGCCATCTCCAAGCAGAGGATGACCCACTGGATAGTGAATGTCATCACCCTGGCTTATCAGGCACAGGGTGTGCCCTGCCCACTCAG TCTAGGAGAATGGAGGCCATTTTTGTTTCTCCCTTTctttctgatgtttttattgGCTATCACAGCAAATTCTATTCTTCTATATCTTATCAAATCTCAAAAGTCTCTGCATTCTCCTATGTATGTACTAATAGGTGTTATGGCTGTGTTAGACTTGATAATGCCTATGTTTTTTGTACCTAACATGCTTCTTAGCCTTTTATTCAGTTTGAGTGAGATATCTCTGACAGGTTGCTTGATACAAATGTTTGGTCTTCATTTTATTGGAACATTTCAATCTACTTTGCTTTTTTGGATGGCACTGGATCGTTATTTTGCAATATGCAGACCCCTTCATTATCATAAATGCATGGAAATCCCAAACTTTCTGAAGTTT TTTGTTTTTGCACCAGCAATAAGAAATGGACTCCTGATGGTCACTATGGTTTCTCTAGCTGGAAGACTGTCATTTTGTTTAACAAATGTGATTGATCACTGTTTTTGTGAGCATATGGCATTGGTTCAGTTAGCATGTGGAGATATAtctattaataatattgtaGGACTTTT GCAGCTctaa